One genomic segment of Thermovibrio guaymasensis includes these proteins:
- a CDS encoding porin: protein MRKALLILTAIALVSPSYGGEISNQEILKKIQELEEKVERLERENRELRSLLSKSKGIVSPARKEDTQLKVGGRVLFRFSQTQDLEEAGGKSIYGDPGNGFTVRKARLFVSGKVDNDFKYKIQIRADRGSSVELWDAFVTYTPSSLPLSVKVGQFKVPLSMSYLKSGTKLALPERPVAVNKIAPVWRDVGVEVNYEPFEGYKLVGAVLNGEGWTNKDKIYNKDKKYAYVLALEGRPVDTPSYLLKFRIGYETGTDSSSKLIYSKYGARSVKRRLLDFEAALSLKDYNLTLEGGYLFDNPTDAKGISGDSVSLGNAKGYYFQVDYGLPFNEKIHLVGRYSWVDPNDDRDDKYDLSYTTVGAYYLIHGWQAAIRTSYTFANQRESKEVDDNLFTTELQLLF, encoded by the coding sequence ATGAGGAAGGCCTTGTTGATCCTAACGGCGATTGCCCTAGTCTCCCCTTCCTACGGAGGAGAAATTTCAAACCAGGAGATTTTAAAGAAGATTCAGGAGCTTGAGGAAAAAGTTGAGAGGTTGGAGAGGGAGAACAGGGAGCTCCGCTCCCTACTTTCAAAGAGTAAAGGAATTGTTTCTCCTGCTAGGAAAGAGGATACCCAGCTGAAAGTTGGTGGAAGGGTCCTCTTTAGGTTTTCCCAGACTCAGGACTTAGAGGAAGCCGGAGGGAAGTCAATCTACGGGGATCCCGGAAACGGCTTTACAGTTAGGAAGGCAAGGCTCTTTGTTAGCGGTAAAGTGGACAATGACTTTAAGTACAAAATTCAGATAAGGGCAGATAGGGGTTCAAGTGTAGAGCTCTGGGATGCCTTTGTAACCTACACTCCTTCCTCACTTCCCCTTTCGGTTAAAGTCGGTCAGTTTAAAGTTCCCCTATCGATGAGTTACCTTAAGAGCGGAACCAAACTAGCTCTTCCTGAAAGACCCGTTGCAGTTAATAAAATTGCTCCGGTCTGGAGGGACGTTGGAGTAGAAGTTAACTATGAACCGTTTGAAGGTTATAAGCTCGTTGGAGCCGTTCTAAACGGTGAAGGCTGGACTAACAAGGACAAAATCTACAACAAGGATAAGAAGTACGCTTACGTTCTGGCCCTTGAGGGAAGGCCTGTAGATACTCCTTCATACCTACTAAAGTTCAGAATAGGTTATGAGACCGGAACCGATTCTTCATCAAAGCTCATCTACTCAAAGTACGGGGCAAGGTCTGTAAAGCGCCGTCTTCTGGACTTTGAGGCTGCTTTAAGTCTAAAGGATTACAACTTGACCCTTGAAGGGGGATACCTCTTTGATAACCCAACCGATGCTAAAGGCATCAGTGGAGATTCTGTATCCCTTGGAAATGCAAAGGGTTACTACTTTCAGGTAGATTATGGCTTACCCTTTAATGAAAAAATTCACTTGGTCGGAAGATACTCTTGGGTTGACCCTAACGACGATAGAGATGATAAGTACGACCTATCCTACACGACGGTTGGTGCATACTACCTGATTCACGGCTGGCAGGCTGCAATCAGGACTTCCTATACATTTGCAAATCAGAGGGAGAGCAAGGAGGTTGACGATAACCTCTTTACCACAGAACTCCAGCTACTCTTTTAA
- a CDS encoding LolA family protein, producing the protein MKFLVVLFLSILTSTTALGEEGELYTLFKGVNSLKILFSQRTKLPVAGDEVSLYEGVIYYKRPLKFRWEYTKGAKVLIVSNGELVKSSIEGECQIAEIADQPVFALIELIDNPEKFKEDFRVKELKKNKSWEVVRITPNHKDAFFKEIIFIIKDKKLKKVITVEEDGTKGEYQIEEIKKNVPLDDDLFQVTPCN; encoded by the coding sequence GTGAAGTTCTTAGTTGTCCTTTTCCTTTCAATATTAACCTCTACAACGGCCCTCGGAGAGGAAGGGGAGCTCTACACCCTATTTAAAGGTGTTAACTCCCTAAAAATTCTCTTCTCACAGAGGACAAAACTTCCAGTTGCCGGAGATGAAGTTTCCCTATACGAAGGAGTAATCTACTACAAAAGGCCATTAAAGTTCAGGTGGGAGTACACTAAAGGAGCAAAAGTTCTGATAGTTTCAAACGGAGAGCTGGTAAAGAGCTCCATTGAAGGGGAGTGCCAGATAGCAGAGATAGCAGACCAACCGGTGTTTGCTCTAATTGAACTTATAGATAACCCAGAAAAGTTTAAAGAGGACTTTAGAGTAAAAGAGCTAAAGAAGAACAAAAGTTGGGAAGTTGTAAGAATAACCCCCAACCATAAGGACGCATTTTTCAAAGAGATAATCTTCATCATTAAAGATAAGAAGTTAAAAAAGGTTATTACCGTTGAGGAGGACGGAACTAAAGGAGAGTACCAGATAGAGGAAATTAAAAAGAACGTCCCCCTAGATGATGACCTATTCCAAGTCACTCCGTGTAATTGA
- the uvrC gene encoding excinuclease ABC subunit UvrC, with the protein MKEKLDKVPELPGVYLFKDRSGKVLYVGKAKNLKSRLSTHLSATNPNDKSYRIVRASSDFDFIVVKNEREALALEAELIKKYLPPFNVLLKDDKSYPYLVITEEEYPTVKLVRKREGGIGREKFGPFIPPKNARRLKELIHKVFKLRKCKELKRRDKPCLEYYIERCTAPCAGKVTKEDYRKQVRGALSFLKGNVKELIRELHCEIERAAENLQFERAALLRDQLIAIKNVYERGALLFEEFPNADFFYLEEKGGLFSGIKLTVRNGILYGKEIFTFDPVDPWEESLLEALFNYGEERLNVDVIGTIWLKNTYSENPPPEKVVANFTSLEPSIRTELFPNELLSLVKRNREPVSYNLSLKAVSEEFERVFLDSFPSRIECFDISTLQGRGTVGSCVVWESGRFVKSNYRRYRVKTVKGVNDYASMEEVLRRRFKRIKSGEVKPPDLALIDGGVGQLNVALKVRDELGLNFRVFSLAKREETIFTDDGEVVPLKNYPHLFRLFTSIRDEAHRFAISYNRKVRTKEMLKSPFDGIKGLGVKRRELLNRFYPDPRELALITPEELVKIGIPMKVAKEVIERAKEIFN; encoded by the coding sequence ATGAAGGAGAAGTTAGATAAGGTTCCCGAGCTCCCCGGTGTTTACCTCTTTAAGGATAGGAGTGGGAAGGTTCTCTACGTTGGAAAGGCAAAGAACTTAAAGAGCAGGCTTTCAACACATCTAAGTGCAACTAACCCTAACGATAAGAGCTATAGGATAGTAAGGGCTTCCTCCGATTTTGACTTCATAGTTGTAAAGAACGAAAGGGAAGCACTAGCCCTTGAGGCTGAGCTTATAAAGAAGTACTTGCCTCCCTTTAACGTTCTCTTAAAGGACGATAAGAGCTACCCTTATTTAGTGATAACCGAAGAAGAGTATCCTACGGTTAAGCTCGTTAGGAAGAGGGAGGGAGGAATTGGGAGAGAAAAGTTTGGCCCTTTCATACCCCCTAAAAATGCCCGCCGTTTAAAGGAGTTAATCCACAAAGTTTTTAAGCTTAGGAAGTGTAAAGAGCTTAAGAGGAGAGATAAGCCCTGCTTAGAGTACTACATTGAAAGGTGCACTGCTCCCTGTGCGGGAAAGGTAACGAAGGAGGACTATAGGAAGCAGGTTAGGGGAGCTCTCTCCTTTTTAAAGGGCAACGTAAAAGAGCTTATTAGGGAGCTCCACTGTGAAATTGAGAGGGCAGCTGAGAACCTCCAGTTTGAAAGGGCTGCCCTACTGAGGGATCAGCTTATAGCTATAAAGAACGTTTATGAGAGGGGAGCTCTCCTATTTGAGGAGTTTCCAAATGCCGACTTCTTCTACTTGGAAGAAAAGGGAGGTCTCTTCTCTGGGATAAAGCTAACTGTTAGAAACGGAATCCTTTACGGTAAGGAGATTTTTACTTTTGATCCAGTAGACCCCTGGGAGGAGAGTCTCCTTGAGGCTCTCTTTAACTACGGTGAAGAAAGGCTTAACGTTGACGTTATCGGAACAATTTGGCTAAAGAACACCTATTCAGAAAACCCTCCGCCGGAAAAGGTTGTTGCCAATTTCACCTCCCTTGAGCCTTCAATAAGGACCGAGCTCTTTCCAAATGAGCTCCTTTCCCTCGTTAAAAGGAACAGGGAACCTGTTAGTTACAACCTATCCTTAAAGGCGGTATCTGAGGAGTTTGAAAGGGTTTTCCTTGACTCTTTTCCCAGCAGAATTGAGTGTTTTGACATTTCTACCCTTCAGGGACGCGGGACTGTAGGTTCCTGCGTAGTTTGGGAAAGTGGAAGGTTCGTTAAGAGTAACTATAGGCGCTACAGGGTTAAGACCGTTAAAGGGGTTAACGACTACGCCTCAATGGAGGAAGTTTTAAGGAGAAGGTTTAAGAGAATTAAATCTGGTGAGGTAAAGCCTCCAGACCTTGCGCTTATTGATGGTGGAGTAGGCCAGCTTAACGTTGCTTTGAAAGTTAGAGACGAACTTGGACTTAACTTTAGAGTTTTCTCCCTTGCAAAGAGGGAGGAGACTATATTTACAGACGACGGGGAGGTTGTTCCACTTAAGAACTACCCACACCTCTTTAGGCTCTTTACTTCAATAAGAGACGAAGCTCACAGGTTTGCAATTTCCTACAATAGGAAGGTTAGAACTAAGGAGATGCTAAAGAGTCCCTTTGACGGTATTAAGGGGCTGGGGGTAAAGAGGAGGGAGCTCCTAAACAGGTTTTATCCCGACCCAAGGGAGCTTGCCCTCATCACTCCTGAGGAGCTTGTAAAGATTGGAATACCAATGAAGGTTGCTAAAGAAGTTATTGAGAGGGCCAAGGAAATCTTTAATTGA
- a CDS encoding NifB/NifX family molybdenum-iron cluster-binding protein, producing MILAIPVEENRNRVSLQFGPAPGFVLVDTSTGERRFVENTYSCGGCKEGCGEGKNAADLLAEEEVDALLVISIPESPLIKLMRKGIVVYKLPSKVETVEEAIEAFEGGKADVLYLSHF from the coding sequence ATGATTCTGGCGATTCCCGTTGAGGAAAACAGAAATAGAGTTTCCCTCCAGTTTGGTCCGGCACCTGGGTTTGTGCTAGTAGATACTTCAACTGGTGAGAGGAGGTTTGTAGAAAATACTTACTCTTGTGGAGGATGTAAGGAAGGGTGTGGGGAAGGAAAAAATGCTGCTGATCTTTTAGCAGAGGAGGAAGTAGATGCTCTACTGGTTATAAGTATACCTGAGTCCCCTTTAATTAAACTTATGAGGAAAGGCATTGTGGTTTATAAATTACCTTCAAAAGTAGAAACAGTTGAAGAGGCTATAGAGGCCTTTGAGGGAGGAAAGGCTGATGTTCTTTACTTAAGCCATTTTTAG
- a CDS encoding molybdopterin oxidoreductase family protein, which yields MIKSVCTYCGVGCEIGFNGKGIVPLQDGVVSKGKLCIKGKFGYQFVNHPDRIKGALVKEDLLKEFNYKPQDFKRWKGNFRKVPYEVAYKITAHKLKEIKERYGRRSLAAIGGARTSCESGYLFQKFAREVFGTPHVDNCARICHAPSLKGLRETVGEGAASAPFDEIYRAEFIFVIGSNTTEAHPIVSHRIIEKAREGTPLAVVDVREIGLFKFAKYPVTLPLESNLLFLNALARVIVERGLYDREFVSKRISNFEEFKEKILKDPTTKPELFRKLPGYEGVTEQIYSLAEEISKRKTVFLWGLGVTEHIDGSQSVMAIANLALLTGNVGKEGTGLIPLRGQNNVQGACDVGVLPYYLPDYKKPEEIGYMTPDIIEGALRGEIKALWVMGEDIAHVHPNLNKIERALRKIDFLVVNELFPCRITEFADVIFGVKSAYEKVGVYINAERRMHLSKPLFESSLPDDWEVIAGVSKEFGHDFGFKKSEDVWNSLRKEAPVRFGDATYKLLEENFLNAPQWPVKGNGGTEILHKDSFPTKSGKASLKFNPYRIRGMVEELFKKGKLESFYLTTGRNLVHYNNANQTNRCSTLRKFKTFQEDVLYMNPEDAEKLGHPERVILESKYGRSSPLPVEENPHIKRGTLFTTFHHSKSEINRLFGDEADELVKTARFKSVKVKIVKT from the coding sequence TTGATAAAAAGTGTCTGCACCTACTGTGGAGTCGGGTGCGAGATAGGTTTCAACGGTAAAGGAATTGTCCCCTTACAAGATGGAGTCGTCAGTAAAGGAAAGCTGTGCATAAAAGGTAAGTTTGGCTACCAGTTTGTCAACCACCCTGATAGGATAAAGGGAGCTCTCGTCAAGGAAGATCTCCTGAAGGAGTTCAACTACAAACCGCAAGATTTTAAAAGGTGGAAAGGTAACTTCAGGAAAGTCCCCTACGAAGTTGCCTATAAAATTACCGCTCATAAGCTTAAGGAAATTAAGGAAAGGTACGGAAGGAGGTCACTTGCAGCAATCGGCGGCGCAAGGACTAGCTGTGAAAGTGGTTATCTCTTCCAAAAGTTTGCAAGGGAAGTATTTGGAACACCACACGTTGATAACTGCGCAAGGATTTGCCACGCCCCCAGCCTAAAAGGTTTAAGAGAGACGGTAGGGGAAGGGGCAGCATCTGCTCCCTTTGATGAAATCTACAGAGCCGAGTTCATCTTCGTAATTGGCTCAAACACTACTGAAGCCCATCCTATAGTTAGCCACAGAATCATTGAAAAGGCAAGAGAAGGAACTCCACTGGCAGTAGTTGACGTAAGGGAAATCGGACTCTTTAAGTTTGCAAAGTACCCTGTAACCCTACCTCTTGAATCTAACCTCCTGTTCTTAAATGCTCTGGCACGGGTAATCGTTGAAAGAGGCCTTTACGATAGGGAGTTCGTTAGTAAGAGGATCTCAAACTTTGAAGAGTTTAAAGAAAAAATCCTAAAGGACCCCACTACTAAACCGGAACTTTTCAGAAAACTACCTGGATACGAGGGAGTAACAGAACAGATTTACTCATTAGCAGAGGAGATTTCAAAGAGGAAAACTGTATTTTTATGGGGACTTGGAGTAACTGAGCACATTGACGGAAGTCAATCTGTAATGGCAATTGCCAACCTCGCCCTATTAACCGGAAATGTCGGAAAAGAGGGAACGGGACTAATTCCCCTTAGAGGACAGAACAACGTTCAAGGAGCCTGCGACGTTGGGGTACTTCCTTACTACCTACCAGACTACAAAAAGCCTGAGGAAATAGGTTATATGACTCCCGACATTATAGAAGGAGCTCTTAGGGGAGAGATAAAGGCCCTCTGGGTAATGGGAGAGGATATAGCCCACGTTCACCCGAACTTAAATAAGATAGAGAGAGCTCTAAGGAAAATTGACTTTCTAGTGGTAAACGAACTCTTTCCCTGTAGGATAACAGAGTTTGCCGACGTAATTTTTGGGGTTAAGAGTGCTTACGAAAAGGTTGGTGTGTACATAAACGCCGAAAGGAGAATGCACCTTTCCAAACCTCTCTTTGAGAGCTCCCTCCCCGATGATTGGGAAGTGATAGCAGGAGTTTCAAAGGAGTTTGGCCACGACTTCGGCTTTAAAAAGAGCGAGGATGTCTGGAACAGTCTAAGGAAAGAGGCGCCAGTTAGGTTTGGAGATGCAACGTATAAACTCCTTGAAGAGAACTTCTTAAACGCCCCTCAGTGGCCTGTGAAAGGTAACGGAGGAACTGAAATTCTCCACAAGGATTCCTTTCCAACAAAAAGCGGTAAGGCCAGTTTAAAGTTTAACCCCTACAGAATTAGGGGGATGGTAGAGGAGCTCTTTAAAAAGGGGAAGTTGGAAAGTTTTTACCTTACAACCGGAAGGAACTTGGTCCACTACAACAATGCAAATCAGACAAACAGGTGCTCTACCTTAAGGAAGTTCAAAACCTTTCAGGAAGACGTTCTCTACATGAATCCAGAAGACGCAGAAAAGCTTGGTCATCCAGAGAGAGTAATTCTAGAGAGCAAATACGGAAGGAGCTCCCCTCTCCCCGTTGAAGAAAACCCCCACATAAAGAGGGGAACCCTCTTTACAACGTTCCACCACAGTAAGAGCGAAATAAATAGGCTCTTTGGGGATGAGGCAGATGAACTCGTAAAAACTGCCAGATTTAAATCGGTAAAAGTAAAGATCGTCAAAACCTAA
- a CDS encoding 6-carboxytetrahydropterin synthase: MFVISKSFEFAAAHSVHSQRLNREWAGSDYPKCRRLPGHGHNYKLTVYLTGELSQSQMVTDFGHLKWLKEFIDDCFDHKLIIGVDDPAFELFFSKLELLDGKEIKFPFETRITIVDENFRLKSFFGRSLTLRKISTCNFVTFGSSPLQSDPILDFYQRLVDGIVLFKGSPTSENLARFFYYFVKENVKPLGVDCYKVSINETPNSCASYSER, encoded by the coding sequence ATGTTCGTAATTTCTAAGAGTTTTGAGTTTGCCGCAGCCCACTCGGTTCACTCTCAGAGGTTGAATAGGGAGTGGGCGGGTAGCGATTATCCTAAGTGTCGCCGTCTTCCCGGCCACGGCCACAACTATAAGCTTACGGTTTACTTAACGGGGGAGCTCTCTCAAAGTCAAATGGTAACCGACTTTGGTCACCTAAAGTGGTTAAAGGAATTTATTGACGACTGCTTTGACCACAAGCTGATTATCGGAGTGGATGACCCAGCCTTTGAACTCTTCTTTAGCAAGCTGGAGCTCCTTGACGGGAAGGAGATTAAATTTCCTTTTGAGACGAGAATTACCATTGTTGACGAGAACTTTAGGTTAAAGAGCTTTTTTGGACGGTCTCTAACTTTAAGGAAAATTTCCACCTGCAATTTCGTTACCTTCGGAAGTTCTCCTCTCCAGAGTGACCCAATCCTTGACTTCTACCAGAGGCTAGTTGACGGAATTGTCCTCTTTAAAGGTTCTCCGACTTCAGAGAACTTGGCAAGGTTCTTTTACTACTTTGTAAAGGAAAACGTTAAGCCTTTGGGAGTTGACTGTTACAAGGTATCAATAAACGAAACTCCAAACTCATGTGCTTCTTACAGTGAAAGATGA
- a CDS encoding transglutaminase-like domain-containing protein, translating to MFKTLIKALLLLTVVSTASFSATYQVREVVDVKPQPKAKLVEVWIPLPYENDWQKVKNIKVSSPFTFTVQREKEYGNRFIYVRHEGALREPIKITVEYRVEREELSPKKEECKLPLRYLLSDRLVPVEKFKKLAQEITSGKETDVEKLRAIYDYVVSHMKYDKSGKGWGRGDAIWACDARKGNCTDFHSFFIALSRAVGIPAVFEIGLPISKDGLVKGYHCWVVAYPNGKVFGIDASEASKHPEKRDYFFGHLCDKRFGITRGRDILLSPAQHGARLNYIYKAYEEVDLYPADGVKTYYFVKKLK from the coding sequence ATGTTTAAAACTTTGATAAAGGCTTTACTCCTTTTAACGGTTGTTTCTACCGCTTCTTTTTCTGCTACCTATCAGGTAAGGGAGGTTGTTGATGTTAAACCTCAGCCAAAGGCTAAACTGGTTGAAGTCTGGATTCCCCTCCCTTACGAAAACGATTGGCAAAAGGTTAAAAACATTAAGGTTTCTTCGCCCTTTACTTTTACAGTTCAAAGGGAAAAAGAGTACGGTAACAGGTTTATCTACGTTAGGCACGAAGGAGCTTTGAGGGAACCGATAAAGATTACCGTTGAATATAGGGTGGAGAGGGAGGAGCTCTCACCTAAAAAGGAAGAGTGTAAACTTCCCCTTCGCTATCTCCTCTCTGACCGCCTTGTTCCCGTTGAGAAGTTTAAGAAGCTCGCACAGGAGATTACTTCCGGTAAGGAGACGGATGTAGAGAAGTTGAGGGCTATCTATGACTACGTTGTTTCCCATATGAAGTACGATAAGAGCGGTAAGGGTTGGGGAAGGGGAGACGCAATCTGGGCCTGTGATGCAAGGAAGGGTAACTGTACAGACTTTCACTCCTTCTTTATAGCCCTTTCAAGGGCTGTTGGGATACCTGCCGTATTTGAGATAGGACTTCCCATAAGTAAGGATGGCCTTGTTAAGGGTTATCACTGTTGGGTAGTTGCCTACCCTAACGGTAAAGTTTTTGGAATAGACGCTTCAGAGGCTTCAAAGCACCCTGAAAAAAGAGATTACTTCTTTGGGCACTTGTGTGACAAGCGTTTTGGTATAACAAGGGGAAGGGACATCCTCCTTTCACCTGCCCAGCATGGAGCGAGGTTAAACTACATATATAAAGCTTACGAAGAGGTTGATCTCTATCCTGCCGACGGCGTTAAAACCTACTACTTCGTTAAGAAACTAAAGTAA
- the rsmD gene encoding 16S rRNA (guanine(966)-N(2))-methyltransferase RsmD, whose translation MRVVGGKYRGRKIKSMPKREDTKLLRPTTERVKESVFSILNNYLEDTRFLDLFAGTGAVGIEALSRGAEKVVFVESDRRFCKLIRENLKSLGIPPEKYEIICDDFTKALKKLGKRGMKFDFIYADPPYERGYYTRVVNMVKNLGLLDEDGLLILEEPKKNPFIPEDEEWLVEKRHYGTTIVSFLNFNPEGEE comes from the coding sequence ATGCGGGTTGTAGGTGGAAAGTATAGAGGAAGGAAGATTAAATCAATGCCGAAAAGGGAGGACACTAAACTTTTAAGGCCTACAACCGAGAGGGTTAAGGAGTCTGTTTTCTCAATTCTCAACAACTACCTTGAAGATACCAGGTTCCTTGATCTCTTTGCAGGGACGGGAGCCGTTGGAATTGAGGCCTTAAGCAGGGGTGCAGAAAAGGTCGTTTTCGTTGAGAGTGATAGGCGTTTCTGTAAACTCATAAGGGAGAACCTGAAGTCCTTAGGTATTCCTCCTGAAAAGTATGAAATCATCTGTGATGACTTTACAAAAGCCCTTAAGAAGCTGGGAAAAAGGGGAATGAAGTTTGACTTTATCTACGCAGACCCTCCCTACGAAAGGGGTTACTACACGAGGGTTGTCAATATGGTTAAGAACCTTGGGTTACTTGATGAAGATGGCCTTTTAATCCTGGAGGAGCCTAAGAAGAACCCCTTTATACCTGAAGATGAGGAGTGGCTCGTTGAAAAGCGCCACTACGGAACGACTATCGTTAGCTTCTTAAACTTCAATCCTGAAGGAGAGGAGTAA